A genomic segment from Alteribacillus bidgolensis encodes:
- a CDS encoding BCCT family transporter has translation MNRNEKRSPGLVFYVSFSIVAVFVLWGAFFPNLLSQVTNTGLNWVMNQFSWFYMLVTTLFVGVCLYLAFGPYRHIKLGKKDGEPDYSFFTWLGLLFAAGMGVGLVFWGTAEPVLHYIDPPPGYDPKTEAAAEAALTYSVFHWALQPWGVYAIIGLTLSFFKFRRQRPGLISHAFYPLIGKKADGPAGKIINIFATLATGIGVATTFGLSAMQVSGGLSEVFGTPNNHISQLVIIAVITVLFMVSAVSGVDKGIRYLSITNLIIAAVLLAAVLLLGPTIFLLESFTTAAGQYIENYVTLSLSLDPYSDGAWRGEWTIFFWSWVIAWGPYVGMFIARISRGRTIREFIFGVLFVPALLGALWFTVMGGTALNMQIVEGFDIANQAEKSEEVAFFIMLGNLPIGLVLNLLGLLLITIFFITSADSASYVLSVLSSKGTLNPKAITKLAWGFLISITAAVLLLSGGLEALRAVAIIAALPFAIIILAMIVSLIKALREEVK, from the coding sequence TTGAATAGAAACGAAAAAAGGTCGCCTGGTTTGGTGTTTTATGTAAGTTTTTCTATTGTGGCAGTCTTTGTGTTGTGGGGAGCTTTTTTCCCTAATCTATTAAGTCAGGTGACAAATACTGGTTTGAACTGGGTCATGAATCAGTTTAGCTGGTTTTATATGCTCGTTACTACTCTTTTTGTCGGTGTATGTTTATACCTTGCTTTTGGGCCCTACCGACATATTAAGCTTGGAAAAAAAGACGGGGAGCCGGACTATTCTTTCTTTACATGGCTGGGTCTGCTTTTTGCAGCAGGTATGGGAGTAGGACTTGTTTTTTGGGGTACTGCAGAACCGGTTTTACACTATATTGATCCGCCTCCAGGCTATGATCCTAAGACAGAAGCAGCGGCAGAAGCTGCGTTAACGTACAGCGTTTTTCATTGGGCCCTGCAGCCGTGGGGTGTTTACGCAATTATTGGTTTAACGCTTTCTTTTTTTAAGTTTAGAAGACAAAGACCGGGGTTGATCAGCCATGCGTTTTATCCATTAATAGGAAAAAAAGCAGACGGCCCAGCGGGAAAAATCATAAATATTTTCGCTACGCTGGCTACAGGAATTGGAGTGGCTACTACATTTGGACTCAGTGCGATGCAAGTAAGCGGAGGTTTATCTGAAGTCTTTGGAACACCAAACAATCATATAAGCCAGCTGGTTATCATTGCCGTTATTACTGTACTGTTTATGGTATCGGCTGTATCTGGCGTAGACAAGGGGATTAGGTATTTAAGTATCACAAATCTTATTATAGCCGCTGTTTTATTAGCAGCAGTGCTTTTGTTAGGACCTACTATCTTTTTATTAGAAAGTTTTACAACAGCAGCAGGACAATATATAGAAAATTATGTGACTTTAAGTCTTTCGCTTGACCCTTATTCTGATGGAGCATGGAGAGGGGAATGGACGATCTTTTTTTGGTCCTGGGTGATTGCCTGGGGTCCTTATGTTGGAATGTTTATTGCAAGAATTTCGAGAGGACGGACCATTAGAGAATTTATTTTTGGTGTTCTGTTTGTGCCAGCTCTGCTTGGGGCTCTCTGGTTCACGGTCATGGGGGGTACGGCGTTAAATATGCAAATCGTGGAAGGGTTTGATATAGCCAACCAGGCAGAAAAAAGTGAAGAAGTAGCTTTTTTTATTATGCTTGGAAATTTACCGATTGGCCTTGTTTTAAACCTGCTTGGCTTACTGTTGATCACTATCTTTTTTATTACTTCAGCGGATTCAGCAAGTTATGTATTGAGTGTGCTTTCATCAAAGGGGACCTTAAATCCGAAAGCTATCACAAAGCTGGCCTGGGGATTTTTAATATCGATTACTGCGGCTGTCCTCTTATTAAGCGGGGGTTTAGAAGCGCTTAGAGCCGTTGCTATTATAGCAGCCTTGCCTTTTGCGATCATTATACTTGCCATGATTGTTTCCCTCATTAAAGCACTGAGAGAAGAAGTAAAGTAG
- a CDS encoding GlsB/YeaQ/YmgE family stress response membrane protein — MGLILFLIIGGLIGWLAGVILGKDVPGGIIGNIVAGVVGAWIGGNLFGAWGPSIGGMAIFPALLGAIVFIVILSLILKAIRK; from the coding sequence ATGGGACTTATACTATTTTTAATTATCGGAGGTCTGATCGGTTGGCTGGCAGGCGTTATTCTTGGTAAAGACGTGCCTGGCGGAATAATTGGCAATATTGTAGCGGGCGTTGTAGGTGCTTGGATTGGAGGTAATCTTTTTGGAGCATGGGGGCCGTCCATTGGTGGAATGGCTATTTTTCCTGCTCTCTTAGGTGCAATTGTTTTTATTGTGATTTTAAGTTTGATTTTAAAAGCTATTAGAAAATAA
- a CDS encoding putative holin-like toxin, which translates to MMTVYEALMLMVTFGMLIVAMLSQK; encoded by the coding sequence ATGATGACGGTGTATGAAGCTTTGATGCTGATGGTCACGTTCGGTATGTTGATCGTGGCGATGCTGTCACAAAAATAA
- a CDS encoding D-2-hydroxyacid dehydrogenase, giving the protein MYILSSAELPAENQTKLKNAFPEETFVFCNNMDEASEFLLEANIIITYGEDLTENILDQASQLKWVMVIAAGIDKLPFEALNKRNILVTSAKGIHRAPMSEYVFMMLMLVYRQGKKLIENEKNKVWTRDIHMEEITGKSMLIAGTGVIGKEIAKVAKAFQMKTIGVSRSGRDISHFDKNIAREEMIHYLPEVDFVVSVLPSTPETKGFFQYEHFKAMQGHAVFINIGRGDTVRGEEILKAVRDKEIYHAVLDVFETEPLPSDDPFWEEENITVTTHLSGVSPHYHNRALDIFSENLKAFQEDRNELMNIVDTDKGY; this is encoded by the coding sequence ATGTACATTCTATCATCAGCAGAATTGCCAGCAGAAAATCAAACGAAGCTGAAAAATGCATTTCCTGAAGAAACGTTTGTGTTTTGTAATAATATGGATGAAGCATCAGAGTTTCTTTTAGAAGCAAATATCATTATTACGTACGGTGAAGATTTAACAGAAAATATTTTGGATCAAGCATCTCAATTAAAATGGGTCATGGTTATTGCTGCTGGAATCGATAAACTTCCATTTGAAGCATTAAATAAACGGAATATATTAGTTACCAGTGCAAAGGGGATTCATCGAGCGCCCATGTCAGAGTATGTATTTATGATGCTGATGCTGGTATATAGACAAGGAAAAAAATTAATAGAAAATGAAAAAAATAAAGTGTGGACTCGCGATATTCATATGGAAGAAATCACTGGTAAATCTATGTTAATAGCCGGAACTGGTGTAATAGGAAAAGAGATTGCAAAAGTGGCTAAAGCATTTCAGATGAAAACAATAGGGGTATCGCGAAGCGGCAGAGACATTAGTCACTTTGATAAAAATATCGCCCGTGAAGAAATGATCCACTATCTCCCTGAAGTAGATTTCGTTGTTTCTGTACTTCCAAGTACTCCTGAGACTAAAGGATTTTTTCAATATGAACACTTCAAAGCAATGCAAGGTCATGCTGTGTTTATAAATATAGGAAGGGGAGATACCGTTCGAGGAGAAGAAATATTAAAAGCAGTAAGGGACAAAGAGATATATCATGCGGTTTTAGACGTTTTTGAGACGGAGCCCCTCCCTTCCGATGACCCTTTTTGGGAGGAAGAAAATATAACTGTTACGACGCATTTGTCAGGCGTGTCACCTCATTACCATAATCGAGCATTAGACATCTTTTCTGAAAATTTAAAAGCATTTCAAGAGGATAGAAATGAATTAATGAATATTGTAGATACAGATAAAGGTTATTAA
- a CDS encoding TRAP transporter large permease, producing the protein MTLMLILFFLLLFANVPIAFAIGISGLFYFVSAPNLMNMNAIQQFVTGTQSFPLLAVPFFVLAGHILNVSGITARLIRFSNLLTGHLVGGLAHVSIVLSTMLGGISGSATADAAMQSRILTNDMVKRGYSKGFSIGVIGVSSLITSTIPPSIGLILYGFIGGVSIGDLFLAGIIPGILMCLTLMFTVYLVSKKRGYDENRLFEKPTFKEVLTSFKDCIWALLFPVILLVGIRFGIFSASEGGAVAVVYAMVVGRFIYKDLTWQKFKKAMIDSVQDNSMIMLIIAAASIFSYVIAFENLPRTFSEFITGITNQPTILLLLILLIVFMAGLFMEATANTLLLTPIFLPIVQQAGIDPVHFGILMIVLITLGGMTPPLGVTMFAVCSITKTSVAEFSRGAFPFLIAVLSLILVLLFFPQLILFVPETFAGK; encoded by the coding sequence ATGACATTAATGCTGATATTGTTTTTTCTCTTGTTATTTGCTAATGTGCCTATTGCTTTTGCTATTGGAATATCAGGGTTGTTTTATTTTGTTAGTGCCCCAAATCTTATGAATATGAATGCTATTCAACAATTTGTGACGGGGACTCAATCGTTTCCTCTATTAGCTGTACCGTTTTTTGTATTAGCGGGACATATTCTAAATGTTTCAGGGATTACAGCTAGATTAATAAGGTTTTCTAATTTATTAACAGGACACTTAGTAGGTGGACTAGCTCATGTTTCGATTGTACTAAGTACGATGCTTGGAGGTATATCAGGATCTGCTACTGCAGATGCTGCCATGCAAAGTCGAATTCTTACAAATGATATGGTGAAGAGAGGATATTCAAAAGGTTTTTCAATAGGGGTAATTGGAGTAAGTTCTTTAATTACCTCTACTATACCGCCAAGCATTGGATTAATCCTATATGGGTTCATTGGTGGCGTGTCCATTGGAGATCTATTCTTAGCAGGCATCATTCCAGGAATATTAATGTGTTTGACATTAATGTTCACTGTATATCTAGTTTCTAAAAAACGAGGCTATGATGAAAACCGTTTGTTTGAGAAACCTACCTTTAAAGAAGTATTAACTAGTTTTAAAGACTGTATTTGGGCCCTGCTGTTTCCAGTTATTCTATTGGTAGGAATTCGTTTCGGAATATTTTCTGCCTCTGAAGGAGGGGCTGTCGCAGTAGTTTACGCAATGGTAGTAGGTCGGTTTATCTACAAAGATTTAACCTGGCAAAAATTTAAAAAAGCGATGATCGATTCTGTTCAAGATAATAGCATGATTATGTTAATCATTGCTGCAGCCTCTATATTCAGTTACGTAATAGCATTTGAAAATTTGCCAAGAACCTTTTCAGAATTTATTACTGGTATAACTAATCAACCGACAATCTTATTATTACTAATCTTGCTAATCGTTTTTATGGCCGGTCTGTTCATGGAAGCGACAGCAAACACATTATTACTGACACCTATTTTTCTTCCGATAGTTCAGCAAGCAGGCATTGATCCGGTACACTTTGGAATCTTAATGATTGTATTAATTACACTCGGAGGTATGACGCCTCCATTAGGGGTTACGATGTTTGCGGTTTGTTCTATTACCAAGACTTCCGTTGCCGAGTTTAGTAGAGGAGCATTTCCATTTCTAATCGCAGTATTATCATTAATTTTGGTTTTACTGTTCTTTCCGCAATTGATTTTATTTGTACCGGAGACTTTCGCTGGGAAATAA
- a CDS encoding TRAP transporter small permease has product MMNSALYSRLKNAYVKVENFVLITLLISLVALVFMEVIVRLFDHPTTWSVGIAQLIFMWVIFLGANQTLRKNAHIGIDVFTKMLPSKIQQYIEMISQVIILVFLSALVFYGFEMTFANTGRLITGTSIGYYSITLAVPVGAALMTITSISRMITLVKNSKNTENQSGL; this is encoded by the coding sequence ATGATGAATAGTGCATTGTATTCACGTTTAAAGAATGCCTATGTTAAAGTAGAAAATTTTGTGTTAATTACCTTGCTAATTTCTTTAGTCGCTTTAGTATTTATGGAAGTAATTGTACGCTTATTTGATCATCCTACAACCTGGTCTGTAGGAATAGCACAATTAATATTCATGTGGGTGATCTTTTTGGGGGCAAATCAAACACTAAGAAAAAATGCTCATATTGGCATAGATGTGTTTACTAAAATGCTGCCTTCAAAAATACAGCAATATATTGAAATGATTTCTCAAGTGATTATTTTGGTTTTCTTGTCTGCCTTGGTTTTTTATGGGTTTGAGATGACTTTTGCCAATACAGGTCGATTAATTACGGGAACTTCTATCGGGTATTATAGTATCACATTAGCAGTTCCTGTGGGGGCAGCTTTAATGACTATAACTTCCATAAGCCGAATGATTACGTTAGTGAAGAATTCTAAAAATACTGAAAATCAAAGTGGATTATAA
- a CDS encoding C4-dicarboxylate TRAP transporter substrate-binding protein, producing MKNNILFILAILFLTVLAACQGDNSNASSSEENGGSSEGEYTLRVGITQNDQNAEFKGIEQFKEGVEERTNGDITVETYHSDQLASIPDLIEQASTGTNVGTITDAGQIGDIKNEFYILQSPYMFEDYEEIDKFLESDPYHEWVEEFKDNGLQILSFNFKLGERNLATNTKIETPEDLEGNVIRTNGSQIVNATVSGMGGSPSGMPWTEAYPGLEQGVIDGVEAHNLAIYESSLYEVIDHIAKTNHYQLVSGMVVSADWFSNLPEEYQDILIEEAQLAGDTASEIATEQSQEYEQAMKEEGVEFIEVDREKFKERAEDAFSEIGLEDVKAEIDEVLDNE from the coding sequence ATGAAAAATAATATTTTATTCATTTTAGCAATTTTGTTTTTGACAGTTCTGGCTGCATGTCAGGGAGACAATTCTAATGCTTCATCTAGTGAGGAAAACGGAGGGTCTTCTGAAGGTGAATATACCCTGAGAGTGGGCATAACCCAAAATGATCAGAATGCAGAATTTAAAGGAATTGAACAATTTAAAGAAGGGGTAGAAGAACGTACAAATGGGGATATTACAGTAGAAACCTATCACAGTGACCAACTAGCCAGCATTCCAGATCTTATCGAACAGGCATCAACCGGAACCAATGTTGGAACAATTACCGATGCAGGCCAAATTGGAGATATTAAAAATGAATTTTATATCTTGCAATCTCCTTATATGTTTGAAGATTATGAAGAAATAGATAAATTTTTAGAATCAGATCCGTACCATGAATGGGTTGAAGAGTTTAAAGATAATGGCCTGCAAATTCTCTCGTTTAATTTTAAATTAGGCGAAAGAAACCTAGCCACAAATACTAAAATTGAGACTCCAGAAGATTTAGAAGGAAACGTTATTAGAACAAATGGTTCTCAAATCGTCAATGCGACAGTTTCAGGAATGGGTGGATCGCCAAGTGGGATGCCGTGGACAGAGGCGTATCCTGGATTAGAACAAGGTGTTATTGATGGAGTAGAAGCTCATAATCTCGCTATCTATGAATCTAGCTTATATGAAGTGATTGATCATATTGCCAAGACAAATCACTATCAATTGGTTTCAGGGATGGTTGTTAGTGCTGATTGGTTCAGTAATTTACCTGAAGAATACCAAGATATTTTGATTGAAGAAGCTCAATTAGCAGGTGATACTGCTTCAGAAATAGCCACTGAACAATCGCAAGAATATGAACAAGCAATGAAAGAAGAAGGAGTAGAATTTATAGAAGTGGACAGAGAAAAGTTTAAAGAAAGGGCAGAGGATGCTTTTTCTGAAATTGGATTAGAAGATGTAAAGGCTGAGATCGATGAGGTGCTTGATAACGAATGA
- a CDS encoding enolase C-terminal domain-like protein → MEHYTIRDVEVFVTAPNSIDLVVVRVQTNKSGLYGLGCATFTQRADAVKQVIETYLKPFLIGKNPANIEDIWNITNVSGYWRNGPIVNNALSGIDMALWDIKGKIADLPVYELLGGKSRDGVALYRHTDGSSKEEVVEDIHKAINEGYQHVRCQLGMYGGAGTNDTGLISKKMKGAEGLEKKRHPDNLREGQYFDTEAYVKSVEELFKYIRSNVGENIELIHDIHERVPPIEAIKLAKKLEKFNLFYLEDPFPPEQLEWIKMLREQTSTPIAIGELFSHPNDWKHLIISQQIDFIRAHISAIGGITPAKKLAILGEIFGVRTAWHGPGDISPIGVAAHFHIDTSISNFGIQEWTPMNQELKKVFPGGPIIKEGYAYLTDAPGLGIDFCEEEALAYPPRNKIPEWTLARIYDGTAVKP, encoded by the coding sequence TTGGAACATTATACTATTCGAGACGTTGAAGTGTTTGTGACTGCTCCAAATAGTATTGATTTGGTAGTTGTCCGTGTGCAGACAAATAAGAGCGGACTATATGGGCTTGGTTGTGCAACCTTTACCCAGCGGGCAGATGCGGTTAAACAAGTGATTGAAACCTATTTAAAACCCTTCTTAATAGGGAAAAATCCGGCTAATATTGAGGATATTTGGAATATTACTAATGTAAGCGGTTACTGGAGAAACGGTCCAATCGTTAATAATGCTTTATCAGGCATAGATATGGCTTTATGGGATATAAAAGGAAAAATAGCAGATCTGCCTGTATATGAGTTGCTTGGGGGGAAATCTAGAGATGGAGTGGCCCTTTACCGACACACAGATGGGTCTTCAAAAGAAGAAGTAGTAGAAGATATTCACAAGGCGATCAATGAGGGATATCAACATGTTCGGTGTCAATTAGGTATGTACGGAGGAGCTGGCACAAATGATACTGGTTTAATCTCAAAAAAAATGAAAGGAGCAGAAGGATTAGAGAAAAAACGGCACCCTGATAACTTAAGAGAAGGTCAATATTTTGATACGGAAGCTTATGTTAAAAGTGTAGAAGAGCTTTTTAAGTATATTAGAAGTAATGTAGGCGAAAATATAGAATTGATTCATGATATTCATGAGAGGGTCCCTCCTATTGAAGCAATAAAGCTAGCTAAAAAACTTGAGAAATTTAATTTGTTTTATTTAGAAGATCCGTTTCCGCCAGAACAATTAGAATGGATAAAGATGTTACGGGAACAGACAAGTACTCCTATAGCGATTGGAGAGTTATTCTCTCATCCTAATGATTGGAAACATTTAATTATTTCACAGCAAATTGATTTTATTCGGGCACACATTAGTGCAATTGGAGGGATTACTCCTGCCAAAAAATTAGCTATATTGGGTGAGATTTTTGGTGTGAGAACCGCTTGGCATGGACCTGGAGATATATCTCCTATAGGGGTCGCCGCTCATTTCCACATTGATACCAGTATTTCAAATTTTGGTATTCAAGAATGGACTCCTATGAACCAAGAATTAAAAAAGGTATTTCCTGGAGGACCTATTATAAAAGAGGGATACGCGTATTTAACAGATGCTCCTGGATTAGGCATAGATTTTTGTGAAGAAGAGGCACTAGCATATCCACCACGTAATAAAATCCCAGAGTGGACGCTTGCTAGGATCTATGATGGAACGGCAGTAAAACCTTGA
- a CDS encoding glucose 1-dehydrogenase produces the protein MFSRDTLKGQVAAVTGTTRGIGKSIAIALAEAGADVALIQRSSNDETKREIEDLGVKCKIFYCDLNDLEQVRSVIPNIAEEMGSTDILVNNAGIQKRHPAVEFPEEDWDQVININLKAVWILCQEAGKIMVQKNKGKIINIASLVSFQGGINVPAYTSAKGAVGQLTKALANEWSSKGINVNAIVPGYIATEMNTALINDPTRSRQILERIPSGRWGEPEDFKGPALFLASPASEYVHGHLLAVDGGWLGR, from the coding sequence ATGTTTAGTAGAGATACGTTGAAAGGACAAGTAGCTGCAGTAACCGGAACAACACGAGGAATAGGAAAATCAATTGCCATTGCTTTAGCAGAAGCAGGAGCTGATGTAGCATTAATTCAACGGTCATCAAACGATGAAACGAAACGTGAAATTGAGGATTTAGGGGTTAAATGTAAAATATTTTACTGTGATTTAAATGATTTGGAACAAGTGAGATCTGTTATTCCTAATATTGCAGAAGAAATGGGCTCCACTGATATTCTCGTAAATAATGCTGGAATTCAGAAGCGCCATCCTGCTGTAGAATTTCCTGAAGAAGATTGGGATCAAGTGATTAATATTAATTTGAAAGCTGTTTGGATCCTTTGTCAAGAAGCAGGAAAAATCATGGTCCAAAAGAACAAGGGGAAAATTATTAACATAGCTTCTCTCGTATCTTTTCAAGGAGGAATAAATGTACCGGCTTATACCTCCGCTAAAGGTGCTGTTGGACAGCTAACTAAAGCGCTTGCCAATGAATGGTCTTCTAAAGGTATAAATGTAAACGCTATAGTACCAGGGTATATTGCAACAGAAATGAATACTGCTTTAATCAATGATCCTACCCGCAGTCGTCAAATTTTAGAAAGAATCCCTTCAGGTCGCTGGGGAGAACCAGAAGACTTTAAAGGACCAGCATTATTTTTAGCATCTCCAGCTTCAGAGTATGTACACGGTCATTTATTAGCTGTTGATGGTGGATGGTTAGGAAGATAA
- a CDS encoding zinc-dependent alcohol dehydrogenase, translating into MNAGVYKGAETVQVNEENIPHLNDKEALVKVAYAGICGTDMMIYSGAHPRAAPPLIMGHEFSGYVKEVKGLDRIKPGDRVTINPLISCGKCYACSIGQNHICNNLKYLGIDRNGGFAEYVSVPANNLFLLDDSVSDEEGALTEPLAVAVHSIRKSSMRIGDVVVILGAGPIGMLIAMLANRAGASQVVISDVSPFRLQLAEKLGFYTVDASKTDIVHVAKDLTNGIGADAVFEVAGTQSTADQMIDAIKPQGEIMLVSVYKKPPQVKMAQMHFREISLKTTRCFSTYDFEQALYMLKNKEVDVSTLISHKLPIGKFDEGFQLMKDSNQSLKVLYQL; encoded by the coding sequence ATGAACGCAGGCGTATATAAAGGAGCGGAAACCGTACAAGTAAATGAAGAAAATATTCCTCACTTAAATGACAAAGAAGCGTTAGTTAAAGTCGCCTATGCTGGAATTTGTGGAACGGATATGATGATTTACTCTGGGGCTCATCCAAGAGCAGCCCCTCCATTAATTATGGGACATGAATTCTCAGGTTATGTAAAAGAAGTAAAAGGACTCGATCGCATAAAACCTGGGGATAGAGTAACGATTAATCCCCTTATCAGTTGCGGGAAATGTTATGCCTGTAGTATTGGACAAAACCATATCTGTAATAATTTAAAGTATCTGGGAATTGATAGAAACGGCGGGTTCGCTGAGTATGTAAGTGTACCTGCAAATAACTTATTTTTATTGGACGATTCCGTTAGTGATGAAGAAGGAGCTTTAACAGAACCTCTTGCTGTAGCCGTTCATTCCATAAGAAAGTCAAGTATGAGAATCGGTGATGTAGTGGTTATTCTCGGTGCCGGTCCAATTGGGATGCTTATTGCTATGCTTGCAAATAGAGCTGGAGCTTCACAAGTAGTCATATCAGATGTAAGCCCGTTCCGATTACAATTAGCCGAAAAACTAGGTTTTTATACTGTAGATGCCAGTAAAACGGATATAGTTCATGTAGCAAAAGATTTAACAAATGGAATAGGGGCCGATGCAGTATTTGAAGTAGCAGGCACGCAAAGCACGGCTGATCAAATGATTGACGCCATAAAACCACAAGGAGAAATAATGTTAGTTAGTGTTTATAAAAAACCTCCTCAAGTGAAAATGGCTCAAATGCATTTTAGAGAAATTTCATTAAAAACAACCAGATGTTTTTCTACGTACGATTTTGAACAAGCACTTTACATGTTAAAAAATAAAGAGGTAGATGTTAGTACATTAATTTCACATAAACTTCCAATTGGAAAATTTGATGAAGGCTTTCAACTAATGAAGGATTCCAATCAATCTTTGAAAGTATTATATCAACTTTAA
- a CDS encoding GntR family transcriptional regulator yields MEFPVEKLDPHSKGEEIAGLMRYEIIAGQLKPGDFVSENSIAKKYNSSRSPSREALRILQNEGLLSLKRTGVEIIGISQKDIEELNDIRYLIESFAMKKCAEKNDEELIAFLQFTVEKMKIAIDKKDATELAIQDIAFHEAVIRASDHNRIYHLWKNIEKLIITALLIATKKRFSTEKKLQYKDFLIQSHLDIVNAIMVGDVDKIEENLQIHFLDTRATVRNSVFINNRVEKE; encoded by the coding sequence ATGGAATTCCCAGTTGAAAAATTAGATCCTCATTCCAAAGGAGAAGAAATTGCCGGTCTTATGCGTTATGAAATTATCGCGGGGCAATTAAAGCCAGGGGATTTTGTGTCAGAAAATTCTATCGCAAAAAAATATAATTCTAGTCGTTCTCCATCAAGAGAAGCATTACGTATTCTTCAAAATGAAGGATTGCTTAGCTTGAAAAGAACGGGTGTTGAAATTATTGGAATCTCTCAAAAGGATATTGAAGAATTAAATGATATTCGTTATTTAATTGAGAGTTTTGCCATGAAAAAATGTGCGGAGAAAAACGATGAGGAGCTTATTGCTTTTTTACAATTTACAGTAGAGAAAATGAAAATTGCTATTGATAAGAAAGATGCTACGGAATTGGCTATTCAGGATATAGCGTTTCATGAAGCAGTAATTAGGGCAAGTGATCATAATCGTATCTATCATTTGTGGAAAAATATTGAAAAATTGATTATAACGGCACTATTAATAGCTACTAAAAAAAGATTCTCTACAGAAAAAAAATTACAATATAAAGATTTTTTGATTCAGAGCCACTTAGATATTGTAAATGCGATTATGGTGGGCGATGTCGATAAAATTGAAGAAAATCTTCAAATCCATTTCTTGGATACAAGAGCTACAGTAAGAAATAGTGTCTTTATTAACAACAGAGTGGAAAAGGAGTAA
- a CDS encoding DJ-1/PfpI family protein, translating to MAAKKILIVTGDAVEALEVYYPYFRCLEEGFEADIAAPHKKKLNTVIHDFEDWETYTEKRGYLIEANTSFADVNANEYDGLIIPGGRAPEHIRMAEHLPSIVAHFFEADKPIAVMCHGSLVLTPIADVVKGRKLTAYQACKPEVESIGAEYINEMDYVDNNLVSGHAWPDLPAIMREFVKQVNEK from the coding sequence ATGGCTGCTAAAAAGATTTTAATTGTCACTGGAGACGCAGTAGAAGCATTAGAGGTGTATTACCCGTATTTTCGCTGTTTGGAGGAAGGATTTGAAGCAGACATTGCTGCGCCTCATAAGAAAAAATTAAATACAGTAATTCACGACTTCGAAGATTGGGAGACGTATACCGAAAAACGAGGATATTTGATTGAAGCGAACACTTCTTTTGCTGATGTGAATGCCAATGAGTACGATGGCTTAATTATCCCCGGCGGACGGGCTCCCGAACATATTCGCATGGCTGAACATCTGCCAAGCATTGTGGCCCATTTCTTTGAAGCGGACAAGCCAATTGCCGTCATGTGCCATGGAAGTCTGGTGCTTACACCGATTGCAGATGTAGTAAAGGGCCGGAAGCTGACTGCTTATCAGGCGTGCAAGCCGGAAGTAGAAAGCATTGGTGCCGAATACATCAACGAAATGGATTATGTAGATAATAACCTGGTTTCCGGGCATGCTTGGCCTGACCTGCCAGCTATCATGAGAGAATTCGTTAAGCAAGTAAATGAGAAATAG